The Deltaproteobacteria bacterium genome has a segment encoding these proteins:
- a CDS encoding PTS transporter subunit IIB has translation MQIALVRIDSRLVHGQVIEAWLPFTGASEIVVVDDRTASDFMMKEVMKMAVPPDVDLFCSSVKDFVSGCWARGKESKRVLVLCRDLKVALSIVKEVPGILKINVGNLHYETGKKRISSTVFFDADDERIVRKLKDLGVQIDVKAVPSDREIDIELK, from the coding sequence GTGCAGATAGCTCTTGTCCGAATAGATTCAAGGCTTGTCCACGGACAGGTTATCGAGGCATGGTTGCCCTTCACGGGTGCCTCAGAAATAGTCGTCGTTGATGACAGGACCGCATCAGATTTCATGATGAAAGAAGTCATGAAGATGGCGGTCCCACCCGATGTGGACCTTTTCTGCTCTTCCGTAAAGGATTTTGTATCGGGGTGCTGGGCCAGGGGTAAAGAGAGCAAGAGGGTTCTCGTTCTCTGCAGGGATCTGAAAGTTGCGTTGAGCATCGTCAAAGAGGTCCCGGGTATATTGAAAATCAACGTGGGCAACCTCCACTATGAGACGGGAAAAAAGAGGATATCCTCCACGGTTTTTTTTGATGCAGACGACGAGAGGATCGTGAGAAAGCTGAAGGATCTCGGTGTGCAGATCGATGTCAAGGCAGTGCCCTCTGACAGGGAAATAGATATAGAGCTGAAATAG
- the rapZ gene encoding RNase adapter RapZ, producing the protein MTPPLVIIITGISGSGKSTALKVLEDTGFFCVDNVPVVIIPRIVELLIGEELAKQRMAFVIDVRGKEFFSQFPELVDYFRKMEIQFRVIFLDCDDDVLVRRFSETRRKHPLSESENPLDSIGKEREFLKTVRSYVDLYINTADMSIHELKEFIRKEMPVEELTKLNVTFLSFGFKYGIPAEADILFDARFLPNPHFVGGLKDKDGREEEVRKYIFANEDSRIYIDKIGDLLDFLLPKFIGEGKAYLTVAIGCTGGRHRSVAVAEEVVKFIGNKHGNADINVKHRDITKTESGGA; encoded by the coding sequence ATGACACCCCCACTGGTTATCATAATAACGGGGATCTCCGGTTCCGGAAAGAGCACCGCATTAAAAGTGCTCGAAGATACCGGTTTTTTCTGCGTCGACAATGTGCCCGTGGTTATCATACCGCGAATCGTGGAGCTGTTGATCGGGGAGGAGCTGGCGAAGCAGAGAATGGCCTTCGTCATAGATGTGAGAGGGAAGGAGTTTTTTTCCCAATTTCCCGAGCTCGTCGACTATTTCCGCAAGATGGAGATCCAGTTTCGGGTGATCTTCCTCGATTGCGACGATGATGTCCTGGTGAGGAGGTTCAGCGAAACGCGCAGAAAGCACCCGCTTTCAGAGTCGGAAAATCCGTTAGACAGCATCGGCAAGGAAAGGGAATTTCTCAAAACGGTCAGGTCCTATGTCGACCTCTACATAAACACAGCCGACATGAGCATCCATGAGCTGAAGGAATTTATCAGAAAGGAGATGCCCGTAGAGGAACTTACGAAGCTAAACGTCACCTTTCTGAGTTTCGGGTTCAAATACGGGATACCGGCCGAGGCCGATATTCTCTTTGACGCCCGGTTCCTCCCCAACCCCCACTTCGTTGGGGGCTTGAAAGACAAAGACGGGAGGGAGGAGGAAGTGAGAAAATATATTTTTGCCAACGAAGATTCCAGGATATATATCGATAAGATTGGGGATTTGCTTGACTTTTTGCTTCCGAAGTTCATAGGTGAGGGAAAGGCATACCTCACGGTGGCAATCGGGTGCACCGGAGGGCGCCACCGGTCGGTGGCAGTTGCTGAGGAGGTCGTGAAATTCATTGGCAATAAGCACGGCAATGCTGATATAAATGTAAAGCACAGGGATATTACAAAAACAGAATCTGGGGGTGCATGA
- the rpoN gene encoding RNA polymerase factor sigma-54, whose protein sequence is MKHSLRLQQQLKLTITPQLQQAIKLLQLTRLELQQTIKNELEQNPVLEEVLEEEDERKEELSAEGKEKEDEEEVDSFLDSIDLDAYFPDESFGGYQGSRVRADEDGRPLYENTLKTEINLTDHLMIQLSLENLSLEEKKLGTYLIGNIDENGYLTVGIEETSEKFQLAAQEVEDMLKKIQLFDPTGAGARDLKECLSVQAREKFGLRSLEVRILDEYFDRFIKTDLLGVARALKIEKTRVRAAFKNISSLDPKPGRQYSTAEVHYVVPDISVFKVGSEWVISLNEDGLPKLRINSYYRDLIKQKASLSKEEKEYIREKVNSAAWFVKSIYQRKRTIYRVMESILKNQIEFFEQGPGFLKPMTLRDIAEDIKMHESTVSRVTSGKYVHTPLGLFELKYFFTSSLSRRDGESVASESVKEKIKELIQGENPQKPLSDIEVARILKSQGINIARRTVTKYRESLGILPSNKRKKIF, encoded by the coding sequence ATGAAACATAGCCTCCGGCTGCAGCAGCAGCTCAAGCTGACGATAACCCCTCAACTCCAGCAGGCTATAAAGCTTCTCCAGCTGACCCGCCTGGAACTTCAGCAGACGATTAAAAATGAGCTCGAGCAGAATCCCGTCCTCGAAGAGGTTCTCGAGGAGGAGGATGAGCGAAAAGAGGAGCTTTCGGCTGAAGGGAAGGAAAAGGAGGACGAGGAAGAAGTCGATTCCTTCCTCGATTCGATCGACCTGGATGCGTACTTTCCCGATGAATCCTTCGGGGGATATCAGGGAAGCAGGGTCCGGGCGGATGAAGACGGGAGGCCGCTGTACGAGAATACCCTCAAGACGGAGATCAATCTCACCGACCATCTCATGATTCAGCTTTCCCTTGAGAACCTTTCCCTGGAGGAGAAAAAGCTCGGCACCTATCTGATTGGAAACATTGATGAAAATGGCTACCTCACGGTTGGCATAGAAGAGACGTCGGAAAAGTTTCAGCTTGCCGCACAAGAGGTGGAGGATATGCTGAAAAAGATCCAGCTCTTTGACCCCACCGGTGCCGGGGCGCGGGACCTGAAGGAATGCCTTTCCGTGCAGGCGCGGGAAAAATTCGGCCTCAGGTCTCTCGAGGTGCGCATTCTCGATGAATATTTCGATAGATTCATCAAGACGGACCTTCTGGGCGTTGCGCGGGCATTGAAAATTGAAAAGACCAGGGTAAGAGCGGCATTCAAGAACATATCCAGCCTGGATCCGAAGCCGGGGAGGCAATATTCAACAGCAGAGGTACATTACGTGGTCCCCGATATCTCGGTATTCAAGGTTGGCTCAGAGTGGGTAATTTCCCTCAACGAGGATGGATTGCCAAAGCTCCGTATCAACTCTTATTACCGGGACCTGATCAAGCAGAAAGCATCCCTCTCGAAGGAAGAGAAGGAGTATATAAGGGAAAAGGTGAATTCTGCCGCATGGTTCGTAAAGAGCATATACCAGAGGAAGAGAACCATATACCGGGTGATGGAGTCGATACTCAAGAATCAGATCGAATTTTTCGAGCAGGGACCGGGCTTCTTAAAGCCCATGACCCTCCGGGATATCGCCGAGGATATCAAAATGCACGAATCTACGGTATCTCGCGTAACGAGCGGAAAATATGTGCACACCCCGCTTGGTTTGTTCGAGTTGAAATACTTCTTTACCAGCTCCCTTTCCAGGAGGGACGGTGAGAGTGTGGCGTCGGAGTCGGTAAAGGAGAAGATCAAAGAGCTGATTCAGGGAGAAAATCCGCAAAAACCCCTCAGCGATATAGAGGTTGCGAGGATATTGAAGTCACAGGGCATCAATATAGCACGGAGAACTGTTACGAAGTACAGGGAATCTTTGGGGATTTTGCCATCTAACAAGAGGAAAAAGATTTTCTAG
- a CDS encoding HAD-IIIA family hydrolase, whose amino-acid sequence MNQIGQETARERATRVELLLVDVDGVLTDGRIVYGPDRTEWKFFDVKDGHGIKLIQRAGIEVGIITGRKSDIVARRSGELGIEILYQGQFDKVAALWEIMEKTGVEREKIAYVGDDIVDIPVLKKVGFAATVQDAVQEVKDVAHYVAERPGGRGAVREIIEYILKNKGLWATVMSKYLE is encoded by the coding sequence ATGAACCAGATCGGGCAGGAGACAGCGCGGGAGAGAGCGACGAGGGTTGAGCTGCTTCTCGTTGACGTGGACGGCGTGCTCACGGATGGAAGGATAGTCTACGGCCCCGACAGGACGGAATGGAAGTTTTTCGACGTAAAGGACGGCCATGGAATCAAACTCATCCAGCGCGCCGGAATCGAGGTGGGAATTATCACCGGTCGAAAATCTGACATCGTTGCGAGGCGGTCCGGGGAGCTGGGTATAGAGATCCTGTACCAGGGGCAGTTCGATAAAGTGGCGGCGCTTTGGGAAATCATGGAAAAAACCGGCGTGGAAAGGGAAAAGATAGCCTACGTGGGGGATGACATAGTCGACATTCCCGTCCTGAAAAAGGTCGGCTTTGCCGCCACCGTCCAGGATGCCGTCCAGGAAGTAAAAGATGTCGCCCACTACGTTGCGGAAAGGCCCGGTGGCCGGGGGGCCGTCAGGGAAATTATTGAATATATATTGAAAAACAAGGGTTTGTGGGCCACCGTGATGTCCAAGTACCTGGAGTAG
- a CDS encoding methionine adenosyltransferase, giving the protein MIERPYLFTSESVTEGHPDKVADQISDAILDDIIRKDADARVACEALITAGLVMLGGEVTTGADCDVVRIVKDTIKGIGYVTPETGFDADSCGVVVALNRQSPDIAMGVDRGAPEEQGAGDQGMMFGFACDETPELMPLPIMIAHKISKRLARCRKEGILPFIWPDGKCQVTVQYDEGKPVEVVTVVVSSQHTPEVSDADLKDGILEEVVKKVVPPEFITYRTNFLVNPTGRFVAGGPMADTGLTGRKIIVDTYGGSSRHGGGAFSGKDPSKVDRSASYMARYIAKNIIGAGVARKCEIQIAYAIGVPEPVSVNLDFFNTGVIPEKEVEEVIPDIFDMRPGMITKKLDLLRPIYLKTAAYGHFGREDEGFPWENRDGVSALKDLLRLGV; this is encoded by the coding sequence ATGATTGAGAGGCCGTACCTGTTCACGTCGGAATCGGTCACGGAAGGACATCCCGATAAGGTTGCCGACCAGATATCGGACGCGATACTCGACGATATCATACGGAAGGACGCCGATGCCCGGGTTGCCTGTGAAGCCCTGATAACGGCGGGTCTGGTCATGCTCGGCGGGGAGGTGACCACCGGGGCGGATTGCGATGTGGTGAGGATCGTGAAGGATACGATCAAGGGTATCGGGTACGTAACCCCCGAGACGGGATTTGACGCCGACTCTTGCGGTGTCGTCGTGGCTCTGAACAGGCAGTCTCCCGATATCGCCATGGGGGTCGATCGGGGCGCTCCCGAGGAGCAGGGCGCCGGGGATCAGGGTATGATGTTTGGCTTCGCCTGTGACGAAACACCCGAGCTCATGCCTCTACCGATAATGATTGCCCATAAGATATCGAAACGGCTTGCCCGGTGCAGGAAGGAGGGGATCCTTCCCTTCATATGGCCCGACGGAAAGTGCCAGGTTACGGTTCAGTATGACGAGGGCAAGCCTGTCGAGGTGGTCACCGTTGTCGTTTCTTCCCAGCACACGCCGGAGGTGAGCGACGCAGATCTCAAAGACGGGATCCTGGAGGAGGTGGTGAAGAAGGTGGTTCCCCCCGAGTTCATTACCTACCGGACCAACTTTCTCGTGAACCCGACGGGGAGGTTCGTTGCCGGGGGGCCGATGGCCGACACGGGGCTTACGGGAAGAAAGATCATCGTCGATACCTACGGCGGGTCGAGCCGCCACGGGGGCGGGGCATTTTCGGGAAAGGATCCTTCGAAGGTGGACAGGAGCGCTTCGTACATGGCGCGGTACATCGCGAAGAACATCATCGGCGCCGGGGTGGCCAGGAAGTGTGAGATCCAGATCGCGTATGCAATCGGGGTCCCGGAACCTGTTTCCGTGAACCTCGACTTCTTCAATACCGGGGTGATACCGGAAAAAGAGGTGGAGGAGGTTATCCCCGATATTTTTGACATGCGGCCGGGGATGATTACGAAGAAACTGGACCTGCTTCGCCCGATCTACCTGAAAACGGCCGCATACGGGCACTTCGGCAGGGAAGATGAAGGGTTTCCCTGGGAGAACCGGGACGGTGTTTCGGCCCTGAAAGACCTCTTGAGGCTGGGGGTTTGA
- the lptB gene encoding LPS export ABC transporter ATP-binding protein, with protein sequence MSTLQAKDIVKNFGKRKVLRGVSLQAKRGEVLGLLGPNGAGKTTLFYAITGLIIPDEGSIVLNDLDITTFPMYRRARLGIGYLPQEPSIFRKMNVEDNVLAILETLPISQREMKERLETLLSELGIEHLRKAKSYSLSGGERRRVEICRALTLLPSILLLDEPFAGIDPITIADLQRIIVKLRDEGIGVIITDHNVRDTLRVCDRAYIINEGEILEEGEPAYIFSSDIVKEVYLGEEFTL encoded by the coding sequence GTGAGCACGTTACAGGCAAAAGACATTGTTAAGAACTTCGGGAAGAGAAAAGTGCTAAGAGGTGTTTCACTCCAGGCGAAGAGGGGGGAAGTGCTCGGGCTTCTGGGACCGAATGGCGCCGGGAAAACCACCCTCTTCTACGCCATCACGGGTCTCATCATCCCCGATGAGGGAAGCATAGTCCTCAACGATCTGGATATAACCACCTTCCCCATGTACAGGAGGGCACGGCTGGGTATCGGGTATCTTCCCCAGGAGCCCTCTATTTTCCGAAAGATGAACGTTGAAGACAACGTTCTGGCGATTCTCGAGACGCTGCCCATTTCGCAGCGGGAAATGAAGGAAAGGCTCGAGACGCTGCTCTCAGAGCTGGGCATCGAGCATCTGAGGAAGGCGAAGAGTTACTCCCTTTCCGGTGGTGAGAGGAGAAGGGTTGAAATTTGCCGGGCCCTGACCCTTCTGCCGTCCATTCTCCTGCTCGATGAGCCTTTTGCAGGCATCGATCCCATTACCATAGCTGACCTGCAGAGAATTATCGTGAAGCTGAGAGATGAGGGAATCGGGGTTATCATAACGGACCACAACGTCAGAGACACTTTGAGAGTTTGTGACAGGGCGTATATAATAAACGAAGGGGAGATTCTCGAAGAGGGAGAGCCGGCATACATATTCAGTTCGGATATAGTCAAGGAAGTCTACCTTGGTGAGGAGTTCACGCTTTAA
- a CDS encoding PTS transporter subunit EIIA, with the protein MKIFDLLFPETVVEELKAETKDEVIKELAGVVAGNCEEIAPVELANILLERESLGSTGIGEGVAIPHGKYPGIKFLTGALGRSTKGVDFQSMDGKPAHLFFLLVAPENSAGLHLKALARISRLLKTDRFRKKIMDAGSQIEMVEILREEDERL; encoded by the coding sequence GTGAAGATATTTGACCTCCTATTTCCAGAAACGGTGGTAGAGGAGCTGAAAGCCGAAACAAAAGATGAGGTGATAAAGGAACTTGCAGGCGTTGTCGCGGGAAATTGCGAGGAAATAGCGCCGGTAGAGCTGGCAAACATTCTGCTCGAGCGGGAATCGCTCGGGTCGACGGGAATAGGCGAGGGAGTTGCCATACCTCACGGCAAGTACCCGGGGATCAAATTTCTGACCGGTGCTCTCGGAAGGAGCACGAAGGGTGTTGATTTTCAATCCATGGACGGAAAGCCGGCGCACCTCTTTTTTCTTCTCGTCGCCCCCGAAAACTCAGCGGGCCTCCATCTGAAGGCCCTTGCAAGGATATCGAGACTGCTCAAGACTGATAGGTTTCGGAAAAAAATCATGGATGCCGGATCACAAATAGAGATGGTTGAGATATTGAGAGAAGAGGACGAGAGGTTATGA
- the ptsP gene encoding phosphoenolpyruvate--protein phosphotransferase, producing MHRDRKNIIASGIPASPGIAIAKGFFLDRSLPSFVKSYVSREEVEIEVEKFLGAVDRSRIQLSEIQESLIEKNGEHYQILGVHISMLEDSMLIDATIKMIRDYFFRAEWALDKVLKDLVENFHRMEDPYLKQRGDDIKQIAHRIFENLAGRRVDSILEVGEDVVVIAHDLSPADTAQMVGRSVKGFATDMGSRTSHTAIVARSLRIPAVVGLGNVTSYFAYDEVYIIDGYEGIVIISPDESLISDYTKKLDRMERKRKALVKFSKLPSVTRDGRKLKVMANIEMPHEAEQALALGADGIGLYRTEFIYLNRRDMPLEDEQFMIYRGVVEKFQKGEVTIRTLDLGGDKFVSHVDLAEEMNPAMGLRAIRFCLKEKEIFKTQLRAILRASAYGNVRIMFPMVSCVWEIEEAKKVVSEAKRELSRDGHPFDEEVKIGIMVEVPSAAIISDILAGMVDFFSIGTNDLIQYCLAIDRVNESVTYLYDPLHPAIIRMIRFIVEAAHGAGIKAAMCGEMAGDHMFLPVLIGLELDELSMNPDSIPLAKTIIRKSDFGYAREFLEEIKSCASGRDISDMLRGKFEDLYPEEIVEKF from the coding sequence ATGCACAGGGACAGGAAAAATATAATAGCAAGCGGCATACCCGCCTCGCCGGGCATTGCAATCGCAAAGGGCTTTTTTCTCGACAGGAGCCTGCCGAGCTTTGTCAAGTCCTACGTTTCCCGGGAGGAAGTGGAGATAGAGGTCGAGAAGTTCCTGGGGGCCGTCGATCGGTCCAGGATACAGCTCTCGGAGATCCAGGAGTCGTTAATCGAAAAAAACGGCGAGCACTACCAGATTCTCGGGGTCCACATCTCCATGCTCGAAGATTCGATGCTCATCGATGCGACGATCAAGATGATTCGGGATTATTTCTTCAGAGCGGAGTGGGCTCTGGATAAAGTGCTGAAGGACCTTGTCGAGAACTTCCACCGCATGGAGGACCCCTACCTGAAGCAGCGGGGCGATGACATCAAACAGATAGCCCACAGGATTTTTGAGAACCTGGCGGGCAGGAGGGTTGATTCAATTCTCGAGGTAGGCGAGGATGTCGTGGTCATTGCCCATGACCTCTCCCCGGCAGACACGGCCCAGATGGTGGGGCGTTCCGTGAAGGGTTTCGCCACCGATATGGGGAGCAGGACGTCCCACACGGCGATAGTCGCCCGGTCACTGAGGATACCGGCCGTCGTCGGTCTCGGGAACGTGACCAGCTATTTTGCCTACGACGAGGTGTACATAATAGACGGGTACGAGGGCATCGTAATCATCTCTCCCGATGAGTCGCTCATATCGGATTACACCAAGAAACTCGATCGGATGGAGAGGAAGCGAAAGGCCCTGGTGAAATTTTCGAAACTCCCTTCCGTTACGAGGGATGGGAGGAAGCTGAAGGTCATGGCGAACATCGAGATGCCCCACGAAGCGGAGCAGGCTCTTGCTCTCGGGGCTGACGGCATAGGTCTTTACCGGACCGAGTTTATCTACCTGAACCGGAGGGACATGCCCCTGGAGGATGAGCAGTTCATGATATACCGGGGTGTTGTCGAAAAGTTCCAGAAGGGTGAAGTGACGATCAGGACCCTTGACCTGGGGGGCGATAAGTTCGTGAGCCACGTTGACCTTGCAGAGGAGATGAATCCCGCCATGGGGCTGCGGGCGATACGGTTCTGCCTGAAGGAAAAGGAGATCTTCAAGACGCAGCTGCGGGCTATCCTCCGGGCCTCTGCTTACGGCAACGTCCGCATAATGTTTCCCATGGTGTCCTGCGTCTGGGAAATCGAGGAGGCGAAGAAAGTTGTTTCCGAGGCGAAGCGGGAGCTCTCCAGGGATGGCCACCCATTTGACGAGGAGGTCAAAATAGGCATCATGGTCGAGGTTCCCTCTGCTGCGATAATTTCGGATATCCTCGCCGGGATGGTGGATTTTTTCAGCATCGGCACGAACGACCTCATCCAGTACTGCCTCGCGATAGACAGGGTCAACGAATCGGTCACCTACCTCTACGACCCCCTCCATCCCGCCATAATCCGGATGATCAGGTTCATCGTTGAGGCGGCCCACGGCGCGGGAATAAAAGCTGCCATGTGCGGGGAGATGGCGGGAGACCATATGTTTCTCCCCGTCCTCATAGGCCTCGAACTCGACGAGCTGAGCATGAATCCCGATTCGATTCCTCTTGCCAAGACGATCATACGAAAGTCCGACTTCGGCTATGCCCGGGAGTTTTTGGAGGAGATAAAGTCGTGCGCCTCGGGGAGGGACATTTCTGACATGCTCCGCGGGAAATTCGAAGATCTCTATCCGGAGGAGATTGTCGAGAAATTTTAG
- a CDS encoding HPr family phosphocarrier protein, producing MSELETSESTRVVKNLMIKNELGLHARAASSLANLASKFQSEIFIFKDGIEVNGKSIMGILMLAAPKGSMIKVSAEGDDADEAVKAIEDLVKRRFYEK from the coding sequence ATGAGCGAACTGGAAACGAGTGAATCTACCCGGGTCGTCAAGAACCTGATGATAAAGAATGAACTCGGACTGCACGCGAGGGCCGCATCTTCCCTCGCCAACCTTGCGAGTAAATTCCAGTCCGAAATATTCATATTCAAGGACGGCATAGAGGTCAATGGCAAGAGCATCATGGGGATCCTGATGCTCGCGGCCCCCAAAGGCTCGATGATCAAGGTTTCGGCGGAAGGTGATGACGCAGATGAGGCAGTAAAAGCGATCGAAGACCTGGTAAAGAGAAGATTCTACGAGAAATAG
- the raiA gene encoding ribosome-associated translation inhibitor RaiA, whose product MGITVTFRQIEPNETLKGYAVDKITKLDKVINNPFDASVILSVKKYRHIAEVLLTAKGISVKAIEETDDLFSAIDLVVDKVEKQVKKFREKRKEHANYGSLNKSILDEVIEEEDISVSGGVEVVRLNNSLPKPMTMDDAVKHLEFSGKDVLLFLNFETNTYNVVCRLKDGRVGFIEP is encoded by the coding sequence ATGGGGATCACGGTTACATTCCGGCAGATAGAGCCCAATGAGACGCTCAAGGGGTACGCAGTGGACAAGATCACCAAGCTGGACAAGGTCATCAACAACCCCTTCGACGCAAGTGTGATCCTGAGTGTCAAGAAATACCGGCACATAGCCGAGGTTTTGCTCACTGCAAAGGGAATCTCCGTAAAGGCGATCGAGGAGACAGACGACCTGTTCTCCGCTATCGACCTGGTCGTCGACAAGGTAGAAAAGCAGGTCAAGAAATTCAGGGAAAAAAGGAAGGAGCATGCAAATTACGGTTCCCTCAACAAAAGTATCCTCGATGAGGTGATTGAGGAGGAAGACATATCGGTTTCCGGGGGTGTTGAGGTGGTGAGGTTGAACAACTCCCTGCCGAAACCTATGACTATGGACGATGCCGTAAAGCACCTGGAGTTTTCAGGGAAGGATGTGCTTCTTTTTCTCAATTTCGAGACAAATACCTACAATGTCGTGTGCAGGCTGAAGGACGGCAGGGTAGGGTTTATCGAACCATGA
- a CDS encoding PTS fructose transporter subunit IIA, producing MIGVVIVSHGNLATEVLKTAELIVGKIEHAMAVNIDAKASMEKIHNDIEKAIKSVDSGDGVLVMTDMFGGTPSNLSLSFLGRYDVEVITGVNTPMVLRVPTAREKEKNLEDLARFIKEYGQKNITIASEILKRRVGRS from the coding sequence ATGATTGGTGTCGTCATCGTATCGCACGGAAACCTTGCAACGGAGGTGCTGAAGACTGCCGAGTTGATCGTGGGAAAGATCGAGCATGCCATGGCGGTAAATATAGATGCGAAAGCGTCTATGGAGAAGATTCACAACGACATCGAGAAGGCAATCAAATCGGTGGACAGTGGCGACGGGGTGCTCGTCATGACGGACATGTTCGGAGGCACACCTTCGAACCTCTCATTGTCATTTCTTGGAAGATATGACGTGGAGGTGATAACGGGGGTGAATACACCGATGGTTTTGCGGGTTCCTACTGCAAGGGAGAAGGAGAAGAATCTGGAGGATCTGGCCCGGTTTATAAAGGAGTACGGACAGAAAAACATAACAATCGCAAGCGAAATATTAAAGAGGAGGGTAGGAAGGAGTTAA
- the lptA gene encoding lipopolysaccharide transport periplasmic protein LptA, whose product MKKVRARKNTAILLSLFLALALPLLPAEAIEGADELKAEKLSKKPIEITAKELVAERQKRRVTFKGDVIASQNSLLIYSDSLIAEYDEEGKEVAKIEAIGNVRVVQEDIREARGDRAIFINEDQTVELIGNTVVSEGDSRLLGEKLIIYIAENRSVIIGGEKGRVKAIINPDTFMKEKEEEQKAPEKGEE is encoded by the coding sequence GTGAAGAAGGTCCGGGCCCGCAAGAATACCGCCATTTTGCTGTCACTTTTCCTTGCCCTCGCCCTTCCGCTGCTCCCCGCGGAGGCAATCGAAGGTGCCGACGAGCTGAAGGCGGAAAAACTGTCCAAAAAGCCTATTGAGATAACGGCGAAAGAGCTCGTGGCGGAGAGGCAGAAGCGCAGGGTGACCTTCAAGGGGGATGTCATCGCATCACAGAACAGTTTGCTCATCTACTCCGATTCCCTCATAGCCGAGTACGACGAGGAGGGAAAGGAGGTGGCAAAGATCGAGGCGATCGGGAACGTGAGGGTCGTTCAGGAAGACATAAGAGAGGCGCGGGGAGACCGGGCGATCTTCATCAACGAAGATCAGACTGTCGAATTGATCGGAAACACGGTAGTATCAGAGGGTGACAGCAGGCTTCTGGGTGAAAAGCTGATAATATACATAGCCGAAAACAGGAGCGTCATCATAGGGGGAGAAAAGGGAAGGGTGAAGGCGATCATCAATCCCGACACGTTCATGAAGGAGAAAGAGGAAGAACAAAAGGCCCCGGAAAAAGGAGAAGAGTGA
- the hprK gene encoding HPr(Ser) kinase/phosphatase, producing MRTISVEKLFKDTNIDLDLSFFSGKSGKTRQITTSRIQKSGLVFAGIFRSFHPDRIQIAGEAEMIFFESLDARKGREVLEKLCGSGLPCIIFAGGVTPPHGLKSMSAKVRLPVLLSGYDTSTLIEKIIGYLSLELSERTTVHGVLMDIYGVGVLITGSSGIGKSECALDLICKGHRFVADDAIEIEKRGHNTLLGRGGDVIKHYMEIRGLGIINIRDLFGLSSIIEEKQVDLVIELEEWDSNKKYDRTGIPERSFKLLNVKLPSILFPVSPARDLSTLVEVGVRNYLLKQTGVDSAVEFSSKQRDAIAKRRLKYRKKKEK from the coding sequence ATGAGAACGATATCAGTAGAAAAGCTTTTCAAAGATACCAATATTGATTTAGACCTCAGCTTTTTTTCAGGGAAGTCGGGCAAGACACGTCAGATAACCACATCCAGAATTCAGAAGTCGGGCCTCGTTTTTGCCGGCATATTCAGGTCCTTCCATCCTGACAGGATTCAGATTGCCGGCGAGGCCGAAATGATATTTTTCGAGAGCCTCGATGCAAGGAAAGGTAGGGAGGTTCTTGAAAAACTGTGCGGCTCCGGCCTCCCCTGTATCATTTTTGCGGGGGGAGTAACCCCCCCGCATGGTTTGAAGAGCATGTCGGCCAAGGTCCGGCTTCCCGTTCTCCTGTCAGGGTATGACACGTCGACCCTGATAGAAAAAATAATCGGTTATCTTTCTTTGGAGTTGTCCGAGCGGACAACGGTCCACGGCGTCCTGATGGATATTTACGGTGTGGGGGTCTTGATCACCGGGTCGAGCGGGATAGGGAAGAGCGAGTGCGCCCTCGACCTGATCTGCAAAGGGCACCGTTTCGTTGCAGACGACGCGATCGAAATCGAGAAAAGGGGGCACAATACCCTGCTTGGAAGGGGCGGGGACGTGATCAAGCACTACATGGAGATAAGAGGCCTGGGGATTATCAACATACGGGATCTTTTTGGCCTGTCGTCGATAATAGAGGAGAAACAGGTGGATCTTGTCATCGAGCTCGAAGAGTGGGACTCGAACAAGAAGTATGACCGTACGGGCATTCCTGAGAGGTCTTTCAAGCTGTTGAACGTGAAACTGCCCAGTATCCTTTTTCCGGTGAGCCCGGCGCGGGACCTGTCGACGCTCGTGGAAGTTGGCGTGAGAAATTACCTGCTCAAGCAGACGGGGGTCGATTCGGCGGTCGAGTTCTCCTCGAAACAGCGTGACGCAATTGCTAAGAGACGCCTTAAATACAGGAAGAAGAAGGAAAAATGA